The following is a genomic window from Triplophysa dalaica isolate WHDGS20190420 chromosome 22, ASM1584641v1, whole genome shotgun sequence.
ttatgaataaaaacagttcCTGGCATATGATTCAGAAGATAGTTTTTTTCTGgactgtttattattttgaatgaatctGTGAATAAGaggtttatattgtttataatgaataatgaatacAGCCATTACATTTcctgttaaaatgtgttttctttgccTTTTTATGTGCTCCTTGTCCATGAATATATTGTTTAGCATGCACtgcaatatctttttttgtttaggaTTTAAGAGATGTattatcataataaataaattatatactgTTTAAAATGTAGACTGagacaaattataaaaattaggTTATTAAATCATGAGGGGAACTGACTTAAAAGTGTACTAAAAGTGAATATGGTCTTGTATTATTTGTTTGCGAATGCTCCTTGTTTTGATGTTTATCTGATAGTTGAAGTCTTCAATAGTTTTCTagtcttgaatcttgttacaaaGACACCACATCATAATagaatgtttaatatttgaaatattttgctTAAACTCTATCTTTATTGCACATACATGTTGGTTTAgaacacatgtttatttttatgcatcAAATAATTGTAGTGCGGTCAAATAAATATGGAAATTAAAAAGCAATTGATAGAAGGTGTCACCATTTAAACACACCCCGTAAAATCTAAATTGACCCTTTTTACTTGCTCAATAATATTTTTACCTTTACCCACAGTTCTTTGCCGTCTCTGTGTACTCCCTTTAGTCCAAGGggatgaacaaaaataaaaagctgcCAGTCAAAAGTAGCTGGGTATAGTAAACCTTTGTGAGAAGATTTCAGCCAATGAGATGAACAGGAGTGATAACCTCaacattatttacatataatggaccatttattcaccttcacgTTGTTCAAACATGTATGTTACTCTtgcttcattaaaaaaacaagagatattttgagaaatgacgTGATGGTGagtaccactgagctacagctCTCCTGtacctcagtggtaagagcaaggttgagggttcgatcccaggggattgctctttcctaagtataaatgtatagggtaatgcaatgtaagtcgctttggataaaagcgtgtgtcaaatgcataaatgtaaatgatgacagaattttccttttaggggtgaactatcccttccaAATGAATTAAATTGCACTTCCTTTTTTCCACAACGTTTCTGCAGTAAATCCCAGGACTAACGTGAAGGTCATAGAACCACGCTGGCTGTGGCACATTGGTTGGTTGGAATGCCGATGCGACGGTGACACGTGAACATCTTACGCAGCTCTGAGCGAAAACGGTCATGCAGCCAAGCGTACAGAAAGGGATTGCAGCAGGATGAGCTCATCGCGCACAGGTGACACAACAGCTGGATCAACAGGAAGTGACGCTTGTTAATGAGAAGGATGTCGATGTCACGCAGCACGTTGAAGACGTGGATAGGCAGCCAGCAGACTCCAAACGCGGCCACCACCAGAGCCACCAACCTAAAGATCTTGCGTTTGCGGGCACGCTGGGCTTCGGCCTGGTCTTGCGTCCGGTGCCCGGGGGCGACGCAGTTGCGTAGTTTGACGGAGATGCACAGGTAGGACACGCAGACGGCGGATAGAGGAAGGATGTAGGTGAGGAGCAGCGTGCTGTAGGCGTAGATCAGTCGCTGGGTCTCCTGGCCTAACCAAAACTCCTCGCAGATGGTTAGACCTTCCTCTTTGAACTCCACGTGATACGTGTGGGCCACGGCGGGCACTACTAACACGCATGACAGCACCCAGATCCCAGATAGCAAATACCCACAGGCCGCCATGGAGGTGCGCTTCTTCAAAGGGTGCACGGTGGCGTAGTACCTGCAGAGAGAGCGATGAAAGATTctgtaaattattcaaattattgCACATGATCTGATGATGAAATCAAAGTCCACTGGGGTTTCATGCTGCTGTCAAACCCATTTTAGGTTTTGTTTGTCCCTTTAAGTACACTTTCTCCCCACATTCTTAttttacattcttaaaaataaagctaGGTTCCAGAAGATTCTTTGTCGGTATACGGTTCTATAAAGAACATTTCTCACTCACAGAACCGTTCAGTTGAACTGTTCTTTGTAgttgaaaaagtgtttttacttgtattattttcttattataatGTCGACTGTCTAAACGTCTCGTTATTAAAACATCtaaatttttataaattctAATGTAAGTAAATCTACATTAAGTAAATGACAATGTATTTCTGATACCTTTCCATCTCATGTCAAGTtcatatgtatgtatttttcaTCAACTTATTCAAATCATTTGTTCAAATCATTTTAGAAGCCGATTAGATATAGAAAATTAGTTTAGAGTCAATATTACTAATGTACATACCATGAAAAATGTTACATACATATTGTTTATGGGCACTAGAAATGAAAAATTCCAACAACAAATTTAGACCACTTCTGCTtcaaggggtcatatggtgcgaacacatgtttctctgtgtctttggtgtgttataagctgCCCAtccatgtattagacacgtaaaattgcaaaagtgaaagtgtgggaacaaaagaagcattctatctaaaagtgaatgctcacacagaccttcctgaaacgccttgtgtaaccacacccccacaaatctacgtcagttggtggtctgatttgacaaagaccacccaaatgtaaacaaaaacaaaccataatattcgttttatcCGTTTGACCGCTAATGTACATAAGTACTTCGTATTGAGAAACTATTACAGTAAAATCAAGTAttctatattttctattttttctttttcaaaacgaCATCTTTCAAAGCTCCTTTGCAGAACTGCATGGGACTTCACTTTTTTGTGTAcgaatattatacatttttttgtttcacttgtTGGCCTCCACATTCAGTCTTGCTAGAAGATGGTTAACAAACTTGGCTTGCTGTCCTCGAAGGGGGCTCAAACTCCGAGCTTAACCCCCCGTAATAGAATACTCCCGGCACAGAGACTTCCACTGATATAAGCTCTCAATAATGATTGCCAGGACTAAATGTTTAGGCTCCTCCCGATGATACGTTTGGAACTtcataaattacacaaaaaatctCCATAAACTACCAATGCCTTTCATATCGGGTGCTTATGATGAGCAGCGAACATTTTAAAAGTCCTGAGCAGCAGCACATCAGAAAATACTTGTTTATAAAAACGTCTCCTTTTAAGCACTGTTGTCATTTGATTTCAGGGTCAAATATGACCTTGTTCATGCCAGGTTTGGGAAATCAGAAATCAGTTTGATTGCAGTCGCCGACCAACATCAAAGCACCGCAGGAAATGATGTCGTCAGTGACTGGCATTCTCACCCGACTTCTAATGACCTCCAAAGCCCTCCGATATAAAACAGACGCTCAGACAAAGCTTCCTACCGACGTCTTTCAAAACACCAACATAAGTATGTCACTCTGTACACAGAGGCATCAGAAGGTCCTTTCATCTCAAGTGACCCGAGCCACTTTAACCACACTTAGCTTTGAAATGTGTGCCGTGTAAAAGCGTCGCCATAACAGAGATCATTTGGAGGTAGGGTTGCACAAGCTCACCTGTCGACCGCAATGGCCGTAAGAGTGAACACGGACACATAAACGGTGACCGGCTGGATCAGGAACACCAGGTAGCACATGAAGCGTCCGAAGGTCCAGCCGTGGGAGCTGAAAGCGTAGGCCAGCGTGAAGGGAACGCAGGTCACGCACATCAGCATGTCCGAGAAGGCCAGGTTGCCGATGAAGAAGTTGGTGACGTTGTGCATCTTTCTCGTGCGGCAGATGACGTAGATCAGAAGGT
Proteins encoded in this region:
- the prlhr2b gene encoding prolactin releasing hormone receptor 2b isoform X2, which gives rise to MEGSGWPGEHQVYEVTVVQNTTAPHNHPFADVALLQTFKPLIIPCYVLVVLVGVFGNYLLIYVICRTRKMHNVTNFFIGNLAFSDMLMCVTCVPFTLAYAFSSHGWTFGRFMCYLVFLIQPVTVYVSVFTLTAIAVDRYYATVHPLKKRTSMAACGYLLSGIWVLSCVLVVPAVAHTYHVEFKEEGLTICEEFWLGQETQRLIYAYSTLLLTYILPLSAVCVSYLCISVKLRNCVAPGHRTQDQAEAQRARKRKIFRLVALVVAAFGVCWLPIHVFNVLRDIDILLINKRHFLLIQLLCHLCAMSSSCCNPFLYAWLHDRFRSELRKMFTCHRRIGIPTNQCATASVVL
- the prlhr2b gene encoding prolactin releasing hormone receptor 2b isoform X1; translated protein: MRVCMCVCVCVCVSERSFEELCRVHTAKGCCLSALYVSSWFRRWRLWRSLWRMEGSGWPGEHQVYEVTVVQNTTAPHNHPFADVALLQTFKPLIIPCYVLVVLVGVFGNYLLIYVICRTRKMHNVTNFFIGNLAFSDMLMCVTCVPFTLAYAFSSHGWTFGRFMCYLVFLIQPVTVYVSVFTLTAIAVDRYYATVHPLKKRTSMAACGYLLSGIWVLSCVLVVPAVAHTYHVEFKEEGLTICEEFWLGQETQRLIYAYSTLLLTYILPLSAVCVSYLCISVKLRNCVAPGHRTQDQAEAQRARKRKIFRLVALVVAAFGVCWLPIHVFNVLRDIDILLINKRHFLLIQLLCHLCAMSSSCCNPFLYAWLHDRFRSELRKMFTCHRRIGIPTNQCATASVVL